A genome region from Rickettsiales endosymbiont of Stachyamoeba lipophora includes the following:
- a CDS encoding glycosyltransferase family 4 protein produces the protein MVKILNCMLSKGLGGIEQAFMDYNEALSQNFAVNSVCHLKSALSLNNNFLTLNSIANWDILASLRLKNIIAQKQIDVCIAHGNRPIALLRRVTKNKLPLIGLAHNYNMKYLKTCDYVITVTNQLRDHIIKQGFNQDKVFHIPNMVKMQEFNPNKKFHSPLVLGSMGRFVAKKGFDLIIQAVHNLQKDGITVKAIIGGAGEEEAKLKQLAKDLNIAELISFPGWINDKEQFFKDIDIFVLPSHHEPFGIVMIESMVRSTPLISSTSEGPYEVIKHRQDGLLFKKASVAELVENIKLLTNNEDLRSSIVNNAYELIQKRFSLDGVAAQLKEVIELIYKDYYHNKL, from the coding sequence GTGGTAAAAATACTTAACTGTATGCTCAGTAAAGGCTTAGGCGGAATTGAACAAGCTTTTATGGATTATAATGAAGCTTTATCGCAAAATTTTGCCGTAAATTCAGTATGCCATTTAAAATCGGCATTAAGTTTGAATAATAATTTTCTGACCCTAAATAGTATTGCCAACTGGGACATTCTAGCTAGCTTAAGATTAAAAAACATTATTGCCCAAAAACAAATAGATGTTTGTATTGCGCATGGCAATCGCCCTATTGCTTTATTAAGACGTGTAACTAAAAATAAATTACCGCTGATTGGTCTTGCCCATAATTACAATATGAAATATTTAAAAACTTGTGATTATGTGATTACAGTTACTAACCAATTAAGAGACCATATTATCAAGCAAGGGTTTAACCAGGATAAAGTATTTCATATTCCCAATATGGTGAAAATGCAGGAATTCAACCCGAATAAAAAATTCCACTCTCCGTTAGTATTAGGCAGTATGGGCAGGTTTGTAGCTAAGAAAGGCTTTGATCTAATTATTCAAGCAGTGCATAATTTACAAAAAGATGGGATTACGGTTAAGGCTATAATCGGCGGCGCTGGAGAAGAGGAAGCGAAGTTAAAACAACTAGCTAAAGATTTAAATATAGCTGAATTAATTTCCTTTCCAGGCTGGATCAACGACAAGGAGCAATTTTTCAAAGATATTGATATTTTTGTATTACCTTCTCATCATGAACCTTTTGGTATTGTAATGATTGAGTCGATGGTCAGATCTACCCCATTAATTAGCTCAACCTCAGAAGGACCCTATGAAGTAATTAAGCACAGGCAAGATGGCTTATTATTTAAAAAAGCAAGTGTTGCTGAGCTGGTTGAAAATATTAAACTGCTAACGAACAATGAAGATTTGCGTAGTTCTATTGTAAATAATGCTTATGAGTTGATTCAAAAAAGATTTTCATTAGATGGCGTGGCAGCACAACTGAAAGAAGTAATAGAATTGATTTATAAGGATTATTACCATAATAAGCTTTAA
- a CDS encoding YgfZ/GcvT domain-containing protein translates to MLEKLTNRTVIGIYGEDRETLLQGIISNNILKNEPCIYTLILTPQGKFLFDLFIYKRHDHMLVDCLASTKDDLLKRLKMYKLRSKVEIQDLSEIYKVYFADQPVLAQQSYLDPRTNSGYRIITEASLEVNDNFYQEFRINQVLPESETELICDKTFPLEYGLDYLNAIDFTKGCYVGQELTARTKHRGVIRKQPFLIKAQGVLEPAQEIMDEHGNKLGYITSSFNNKAIGFIRLEELAQAQQVLVNGMQIEVIRPEWLK, encoded by the coding sequence ATGCTCGAAAAATTAACTAACCGTACAGTCATAGGAATTTATGGAGAAGATAGAGAAACTTTGTTACAAGGTATTATCTCTAATAATATCCTAAAAAATGAACCATGTATCTATACATTAATCCTTACCCCACAAGGTAAGTTTTTATTTGATTTATTTATTTATAAACGGCATGACCATATGTTGGTTGATTGCTTGGCATCCACAAAAGACGACCTATTAAAACGCCTTAAAATGTATAAACTGCGTTCTAAAGTGGAAATTCAAGATCTAAGCGAAATTTATAAGGTTTATTTTGCTGATCAACCGGTTCTAGCCCAACAATCTTACCTTGATCCAAGGACAAATAGCGGCTATCGCATCATTACTGAAGCATCATTAGAGGTTAATGATAATTTTTACCAAGAGTTTAGAATTAATCAGGTATTACCCGAAAGTGAAACTGAATTAATTTGTGATAAAACTTTTCCGTTAGAATATGGTTTAGATTATTTAAATGCAATTGATTTTACTAAAGGGTGCTATGTCGGGCAAGAGCTGACTGCGCGTACAAAACATAGGGGAGTAATTCGCAAGCAGCCATTTTTAATTAAAGCACAAGGAGTATTAGAACCGGCACAAGAAATTATGGATGAGCATGGTAATAAGCTGGGATACATAACTTCAAGCTTTAATAATAAAGCGATTGGCTTTATCAGACTTGAAGAATTAGCTCAAGCCCAGCAGGTGTTGGTTAATGGGATGCAAATAGAAGTTATAAGGCCCGAGTGGCTTAAATAG
- a CDS encoding cell cycle transcriptional regulator TrcR, which translates to MTLPLMPKATAIWLIDNTNLTFEQIANFCGLHVLEVQGIADDEVCKGIIGDNPVNRGQLTWEEIKRCEGNAKAKLELADHAKRHLEARRGKKAAKYVPVAKRQDKPDAILWLIKNYPELSDPQIVKLIGTTKTTIKAVKEKTHWNSANLKPRDPVLLGLCKQGELDGMAVIAKKAHDAASKKD; encoded by the coding sequence ATGACTTTACCTTTGATGCCTAAAGCAACTGCTATTTGGCTTATTGATAATACCAATCTTACTTTTGAGCAAATTGCAAATTTTTGTGGATTACATGTGCTTGAGGTGCAAGGAATTGCAGATGATGAAGTTTGTAAAGGAATCATTGGAGATAATCCAGTTAATCGTGGCCAGCTGACCTGGGAAGAAATTAAAAGATGTGAAGGCAATGCTAAAGCCAAACTAGAACTTGCTGATCATGCCAAACGTCATTTAGAAGCTAGAAGAGGCAAAAAAGCTGCTAAATATGTACCTGTTGCTAAAAGGCAAGACAAGCCTGATGCTATTTTATGGCTAATTAAGAACTACCCTGAACTTAGTGATCCGCAAATTGTAAAATTAATTGGTACTACCAAAACTACAATTAAAGCAGTAAAAGAAAAAACACATTGGAATTCAGCTAACTTAAAACCTAGAGATCCAGTATTACTAGGCTTATGCAAGCAAGGTGAGCTTGATGGTATGGCCGTTATAGCCAAAAAAGCTCATGATGCAGCCAGCAAAAAAGACTAG
- a CDS encoding SDR family NAD(P)-dependent oxidoreductase yields MMQPAKKTRFSSVLITGASKGIGEALALQLAGQDVTLYLISRNNELLQQVKSECEARGATAHFFACDVTDTEQMQAIIDAIPQLDLVIANAGISGGTAKGLEGAMQAAAIFKTNILGVSNTVEPAIAKMQAQGKGSIAIISSMAGFLPLPGSPSYSASKACVKHYALALRGLLSPKINVTAICPGFVKTNLTDQNNFKMPLIISKEKAAKIILNQLPNNPRIIAFPMTLKIMIYILNKLPYFLTEFLIKSLPKK; encoded by the coding sequence ATGATGCAGCCAGCAAAAAAGACTAGATTTAGTTCGGTTTTAATTACTGGTGCCAGTAAAGGTATAGGAGAAGCTTTAGCCCTCCAACTTGCTGGGCAAGATGTAACTTTATATCTTATCTCCCGTAATAATGAGTTATTACAACAAGTGAAAAGTGAGTGTGAAGCACGCGGTGCTACTGCTCACTTTTTTGCTTGCGATGTGACCGATACTGAACAGATGCAAGCAATTATTGATGCCATCCCTCAGCTCGATTTAGTGATTGCTAATGCCGGCATCTCAGGCGGCACTGCTAAAGGACTTGAAGGCGCAATGCAGGCCGCTGCAATCTTTAAAACCAATATACTCGGGGTAAGCAATACGGTTGAACCGGCAATCGCAAAGATGCAAGCTCAAGGAAAGGGTTCTATTGCCATAATTTCCTCTATGGCTGGTTTTTTACCTCTGCCTGGCTCTCCAAGCTATTCTGCTTCGAAAGCTTGTGTAAAACATTATGCTTTAGCTCTTAGGGGACTTTTAAGCCCTAAGATTAATGTAACGGCAATATGCCCAGGATTTGTTAAAACTAATTTGACTGACCAAAATAATTTTAAAATGCCATTAATTATTTCTAAAGAAAAAGCGGCAAAAATTATTTTAAATCAATTGCCTAACAATCCTAGGATAATTGCCTTTCCTATGACACTAAAAATTATGATTTACATTTTAAATAAACTACCATATTTTTTAACCGAATTTTTAATAAAAAGCTTACCCAAAAAGTAA
- a CDS encoding MFS transporter has protein sequence MNQSKSLLVWLIGALFYAYQYVLRVVPNLILPELTNHFGMNEQQIGQISGIYYIGYALMHIPVGIMLDRFKLKYVLPIMSLIATAGMIPLVISDVWVYPLLGRFLLGCGSTAAILGLFKIINLLFPPEKFSRMLSIAVTIGLGGAIYAGAPLDMLMVKIGWREIIWGLIYLGVGLSVAFYLFIPRMDHIKPSKGTPLQDLKIIFSHPTIILICITGGLMIGPLEGFADTWGKQFFKTVYNFDNQEAAWLTSLVFIGMCFGAPLVSLMSEKLKNDIFSILICNFIMILAFGWLLSQGISKASIAVIMTMIGVASSYQITIVTLIMKLIDSRLSALASAVANMIMMLFGYLFHTIIGLSIKFTSEIGLGVVDQYKIGITMIPLMMLGALLILLSLYRKVNRQVRLRAHI, from the coding sequence ATGAATCAATCTAAAAGCTTATTAGTATGGCTGATAGGTGCATTATTTTATGCCTATCAATATGTTTTACGCGTTGTTCCAAATTTAATTTTGCCTGAACTTACCAATCATTTTGGGATGAATGAGCAGCAAATTGGCCAAATTTCTGGTATTTATTATATTGGTTATGCTCTCATGCATATACCGGTTGGTATTATGCTTGATAGGTTTAAGCTTAAATATGTACTGCCTATTATGTCTTTAATTGCTACTGCAGGAATGATTCCTTTAGTGATTAGCGATGTATGGGTTTATCCGTTGCTGGGTCGATTTTTATTGGGTTGCGGTTCTACAGCAGCAATATTAGGATTATTTAAAATTATTAATTTACTTTTTCCGCCGGAAAAATTCTCAAGAATGCTAAGTATTGCCGTCACTATTGGTTTGGGTGGCGCTATTTATGCAGGTGCTCCTCTAGATATGCTAATGGTTAAAATAGGTTGGAGAGAAATAATCTGGGGACTCATTTATTTAGGTGTTGGTTTAAGTGTAGCATTCTATTTATTTATTCCACGTATGGATCATATTAAGCCCTCTAAAGGTACTCCCCTTCAAGATTTAAAAATTATTTTTAGTCACCCTACTATTATTCTTATTTGTATTACTGGTGGGCTTATGATTGGCCCGCTAGAAGGTTTTGCTGATACGTGGGGTAAGCAGTTTTTTAAAACAGTCTATAACTTTGATAATCAAGAAGCTGCATGGCTTACTTCACTAGTATTTATTGGAATGTGCTTTGGTGCCCCGCTAGTAAGCTTAATGTCTGAAAAACTCAAGAATGATATCTTTTCAATTCTAATTTGTAATTTTATTATGATTTTAGCTTTTGGTTGGTTATTGTCACAAGGAATTTCTAAAGCTAGTATTGCTGTAATTATGACCATGATCGGGGTAGCTAGTTCTTATCAAATCACGATTGTAACTTTGATTATGAAGCTGATTGATTCAAGGCTTTCTGCGCTTGCTTCTGCAGTGGCCAACATGATAATGATGCTTTTTGGATATTTATTCCATACTATTATTGGACTATCAATTAAATTTACCAGCGAAATAGGCTTAGGGGTAGTTGATCAATATAAGATTGGTATTACCATGATCCCATTAATGATGCTGGGAGCGTTGTTGATACTTTTAAGCTTATATCGCAAGGTAAACAGGCAAGTAAGGCTTAGAGCGCATATATAA
- the rlmN gene encoding 23S rRNA (adenine(2503)-C(2))-methyltransferase RlmN has product MTDVPKKQLIGLSREELNQEITSLGEPNFRAKQLWSWIYNFGETDFNKMHNLGKKLVAQLEADYTIARPKIVKDLQSFDGTRKWLIDYATNQEAETVYIPEVDRGTLCVSSQVGCTLNCTFCHTGTQKLARNLTSYDIVTQMMIARDALNEWPSTQETRLVSNIVMMGMGEPLYNYDNIIQALKIIMDGEGIALSRRRITLSTSGVVPKIEQLGQELAVNLAISLHAVTNELRDEIVPLNRKYPIEELLEACRKYPAASNTRRITFEYVMLKGINDSIADAKELVRLIKGIPAKVNLIPFNPWPGTIYECSAWNQIKTFAEVIENAGYASPIRTPRGRDILAACGQLRSESTPVSKSILKKNSNENAN; this is encoded by the coding sequence ATGACTGATGTACCAAAAAAACAACTGATAGGCCTATCTAGAGAAGAACTCAATCAGGAGATAACTTCCCTGGGAGAACCAAACTTTAGAGCTAAACAATTATGGTCTTGGATTTATAACTTTGGCGAAACCGATTTTAATAAGATGCACAACCTTGGCAAAAAATTGGTGGCACAGCTAGAAGCAGATTATACGATTGCTAGACCTAAAATTGTAAAAGATTTACAATCTTTTGATGGCACCAGAAAGTGGCTAATTGACTACGCTACTAACCAAGAGGCAGAAACAGTTTACATCCCTGAAGTTGACCGGGGAACCTTATGCGTATCATCTCAAGTTGGCTGTACTTTAAATTGCACCTTTTGCCATACCGGCACCCAAAAGCTAGCTAGGAACCTAACTAGTTACGACATTGTCACTCAAATGATGATAGCACGTGATGCCTTAAATGAATGGCCTTCTACTCAAGAGACTAGGCTAGTATCTAATATTGTAATGATGGGTATGGGTGAACCGTTATATAATTATGATAATATTATTCAGGCATTAAAAATTATTATGGATGGGGAAGGAATTGCCTTATCCAGAAGAAGAATTACCCTCTCCACCTCCGGTGTAGTACCTAAAATTGAACAGCTAGGCCAAGAGCTTGCCGTAAATTTAGCTATCTCCCTTCATGCGGTTACTAACGAACTACGTGATGAGATTGTACCACTTAACCGTAAATATCCGATTGAAGAACTGCTTGAAGCTTGCAGAAAATATCCAGCAGCCAGCAATACCCGTAGAATTACTTTTGAATATGTAATGCTTAAAGGTATTAATGACTCTATAGCCGACGCTAAAGAACTGGTGAGACTGATTAAAGGCATTCCTGCTAAAGTGAACTTAATTCCTTTTAATCCTTGGCCGGGAACTATTTATGAATGTTCTGCCTGGAATCAAATTAAAACTTTTGCGGAAGTTATTGAAAATGCAGGCTATGCTTCTCCTATTCGCACCCCTAGAGGCAGAGATATTTTGGCAGCTTGTGGGCAATTAAGATCAGAATCAACTCCTGTTTCAAAATCAATTCTTAAGAAAAATTCTAACGAGAATGCTAATTAA
- the dapF gene encoding diaminopimelate epimerase, translated as MLIKFRTAEGLGNKFVFIEETNVPGLSTTPQLLAYIDQHSPFDQLILIQSFIDNELNIKIINRDGSLAEACGNAFRALGAWAKERFKVSEFTITNHLNNKFNVALLEHGSIQVTFPTPKFSKEHIPITDIANSSDIHLPEFNLFSGFAVNVGNPHIVFKVDRLDLTFLKTYGEQITNLKLFPEKINLSLMQITAPDHISIITYERGAGITQACGSAALACSISARFYLQLCDESSFTVSMLGGKLITYWKGHDHPIVMKGTASLGAEIILHIPSL; from the coding sequence ATGCTAATTAAGTTTCGCACTGCAGAAGGTTTGGGCAATAAGTTTGTTTTTATTGAAGAGACAAATGTACCGGGTTTATCTACAACCCCCCAATTACTTGCATATATTGATCAACACTCACCTTTTGATCAGCTTATTTTAATACAAAGTTTTATAGATAATGAGCTAAATATTAAGATTATTAATCGTGATGGCAGCTTAGCAGAAGCCTGCGGTAACGCTTTTAGAGCACTAGGAGCTTGGGCTAAAGAACGGTTTAAAGTTTCTGAATTCACTATAACCAACCATCTAAATAATAAATTTAATGTAGCACTGCTCGAGCATGGGAGTATACAGGTTACCTTTCCTACTCCTAAATTTAGTAAAGAGCACATTCCTATTACGGATATTGCTAACTCCTCTGATATTCATTTACCTGAATTTAATTTATTTAGTGGTTTTGCTGTTAATGTAGGCAATCCTCATATCGTTTTTAAAGTTGATCGGTTAGATCTCACTTTTCTTAAAACTTATGGAGAACAAATTACTAACCTCAAGCTTTTTCCTGAAAAGATCAATTTAAGCTTAATGCAGATAACAGCACCTGATCATATTAGTATCATTACTTATGAGCGCGGTGCGGGCATTACTCAGGCTTGTGGCAGCGCAGCACTTGCATGCAGTATTAGTGCGCGTTTTTATCTGCAATTATGTGATGAATCTAGCTTTACCGTATCAATGCTAGGTGGTAAGCTGATTACTTACTGGAAGGGTCATGATCATCCTATTGTCATGAAGGGTACAGCTTCTTTAGGCGCTGAAATAATTTTACACATCCCTTCACTATGA